Proteins encoded together in one Mycobacterium simiae window:
- the rplL gene encoding 50S ribosomal protein L7/L12, with amino-acid sequence MAKISTDDLLDAFKEMTLLELSDFVKKFEETFEVTAAAPVAVAAAGGGGAAGGGAAEAAEEQSEFDVILESAGDKKIGVIKVVREIVSGLGLKEAKDLVDGAPKPLLEKVAKEAADEAKSKLEAAGATVTVK; translated from the coding sequence ATGGCAAAAATTTCTACCGACGACCTGCTTGACGCGTTCAAGGAAATGACCCTGCTCGAGCTCTCCGACTTCGTGAAGAAGTTCGAGGAGACCTTCGAGGTCACCGCGGCCGCTCCGGTCGCCGTCGCCGCCGCCGGTGGCGGTGGTGCTGCCGGCGGCGGTGCCGCCGAGGCCGCCGAGGAGCAGTCGGAGTTCGACGTCATCCTCGAGTCCGCCGGCGACAAGAAGATCGGCGTGATCAAGGTGGTTCGCGAGATCGTCTCCGGCTTGGGCCTCAAGGAGGCCAAGGACCTGGTCGACGGTGCTCCCAAGCCGCTGCTGGAGAAGGTCGCCAAGGAAGCCGCCGACGAGGCCAAGAGCAAGCTCGAGGCCGCCGGCGCCACCGTCACCGTCAAGTAG
- the rplJ gene encoding 50S ribosomal protein L10, with the protein MAKADKATAVADIAEQFSASTATVITEYRGLTVANLAELRRSLAGSATYTVAKNTLIKRAATEAGIEGLDELFVGPTAIAFVRGEPVDAAKAIKTFARENKALVIKGGYMDGHPLTVAEVERIADLDSREVLLAKLAGAMKGNLAKAAGLFNAPASQMARLAAALQEKKASEPAPAPAAEAAPAAATASEEAASEAPAETPADAE; encoded by the coding sequence ATGGCCAAAGCCGACAAGGCCACCGCCGTTGCCGACATCGCCGAGCAATTCAGCGCCTCAACCGCGACCGTGATCACCGAGTACCGCGGGCTGACGGTCGCCAACCTGGCCGAGCTGCGCCGCTCGCTGGCGGGCTCGGCCACCTACACCGTGGCCAAGAACACGCTGATCAAGCGCGCGGCAACGGAGGCCGGCATCGAGGGACTCGACGAGCTCTTCGTCGGCCCGACGGCCATCGCCTTCGTCAGGGGCGAGCCCGTGGACGCCGCCAAAGCCATCAAGACCTTCGCCAGGGAGAACAAGGCGCTGGTCATCAAGGGCGGCTACATGGACGGTCACCCCCTGACGGTGGCCGAGGTCGAGCGCATCGCCGACCTGGATTCGCGCGAGGTGCTGCTGGCCAAGCTGGCCGGCGCCATGAAGGGCAACCTGGCCAAGGCGGCCGGGCTGTTCAACGCGCCGGCTTCGCAGATGGCTCGCCTGGCCGCGGCCCTGCAGGAGAAGAAGGCTTCCGAACCGGCCCCGGCGCCGGCTGCTGAAGCGGCACCCGCCGCAGCAACCGCTTCGGAAGAAGCCGCTTCGGAAGCTCCGGCCGAGACCCCGGCTGACGCCGAATAA
- a CDS encoding ROK family protein: MLTLCLDIGGTKIAAGLADSKGVLVHTITRRTPPGGSAEQVWDVVGAVIADALRSAGGTVAAVGVASAGPIDLRRGTVAPINIPGWRGFPLRDRVAAAVPGVPVRLGGDGVCMALGEHWHGAGRGAGFLLAMVVSTGVGGGLVLGGAPYTGRSGNAGHVGHVVVEQHGEPCTCGGRGCVETVAAGPALVRWARAHGWSAPPGADAGDLATAAGAGDDIALRAFARGATGLAAMIASVAAVCDLDLVVIGGGVAKSGRLLFDPLRTALNNYVGLDYLTGLRVVPAVLGAQAGLVGAARLAGL; the protein is encoded by the coding sequence ATGCTTACTCTCTGTCTTGACATCGGTGGAACGAAAATCGCTGCGGGCCTTGCTGACTCGAAAGGTGTATTGGTGCACACCATCACCCGTCGCACTCCGCCGGGCGGCTCGGCCGAACAGGTCTGGGACGTCGTCGGCGCCGTGATTGCCGATGCGTTGAGGTCAGCCGGCGGTACCGTCGCCGCCGTGGGGGTTGCGTCGGCCGGGCCGATCGACCTGCGCCGCGGAACCGTCGCCCCGATCAACATCCCCGGCTGGCGAGGTTTTCCGTTGCGGGACCGGGTCGCGGCGGCGGTGCCCGGCGTGCCGGTAAGACTGGGCGGCGACGGTGTCTGCATGGCGCTCGGCGAGCACTGGCACGGCGCCGGCCGCGGTGCGGGCTTTCTGCTGGCCATGGTGGTGTCGACGGGTGTGGGCGGCGGGTTGGTGCTGGGCGGCGCCCCCTACACCGGGCGCAGCGGCAACGCGGGGCACGTCGGTCATGTGGTGGTCGAGCAGCACGGCGAGCCGTGCACCTGCGGTGGCCGCGGCTGCGTCGAGACGGTTGCGGCCGGGCCGGCGCTGGTGCGCTGGGCCCGTGCCCACGGCTGGTCCGCACCGCCCGGGGCCGATGCCGGCGACCTGGCCACCGCGGCGGGGGCCGGTGATGACATCGCGCTGCGGGCGTTCGCGCGCGGTGCCACCGGGCTGGCGGCGATGATCGCCTCGGTGGCGGCGGTGTGCGACCTAGACCTGGTCGTTATCGGCGGAGGCGTGGCCAAATCCGGCCGACTACTCTTCGACCCGCTGCGTACGGCCCTGAACAATTACGTCGGCCTGGACTACCTGACCGGCCTGCGGGTAGTGCCAGCCGTGTTGGGCGCACAGGCCGGGCTGGTCGGCGCGGCCCGGCTGGCGGGCCTCTAG
- a CDS encoding DUF7158 domain-containing protein — MSVPWVATVAGAPVPIEDLDAAEVRLRNGPRAAALPARGTSEGRQLRRWLTQLLVTERVVAAEAAARGLTGQHAPTEPQVLPDLTARLEIGSVAAAVLADPRARALYVEVTGAVEICDDDVAAYHARNPLRFAESRPGVDGWRAPPQAAPPLAQVRPAIAGHLLGAGRRRAFRLWLDARRAELVELAAGYEHPGDPRQPDNTHRH; from the coding sequence ATGAGCGTCCCGTGGGTGGCCACCGTCGCGGGCGCACCCGTGCCGATCGAGGATCTCGACGCGGCCGAGGTGCGGTTGCGCAACGGTCCGCGCGCGGCCGCGCTCCCGGCCCGCGGAACCAGCGAGGGCCGGCAACTGCGGCGGTGGCTGACCCAGCTCTTGGTGACCGAACGCGTCGTCGCCGCCGAGGCCGCGGCGCGGGGATTGACCGGGCAGCACGCGCCGACCGAGCCGCAGGTGCTGCCCGACCTGACCGCCCGGCTGGAGATCGGCAGTGTGGCCGCGGCAGTGCTGGCCGATCCGCGGGCGCGGGCGCTATATGTCGAGGTGACCGGCGCGGTCGAGATCTGCGACGACGACGTCGCCGCCTACCACGCCCGCAATCCGCTGCGGTTCGCCGAGTCGCGCCCCGGCGTCGACGGTTGGCGCGCGCCGCCGCAGGCGGCCCCGCCGCTGGCCCAGGTTCGACCCGCGATCGCCGGACACCTGCTGGGCGCCGGGCGGCGTCGCGCCTTCCGGTTGTGGCTGGACGCACGACGCGCCGAGCTCGTCGAGCTCGCCGCGGGCTACGAACATCCCGGCGACCCCCGCCAACCCGACAACACCCATCGGCACTGA